One Thioclava electrotropha DNA segment encodes these proteins:
- the groL gene encoding chaperonin GroEL (60 kDa chaperone family; promotes refolding of misfolded polypeptides especially under stressful conditions; forms two stacked rings of heptamers to form a barrel-shaped 14mer; ends can be capped by GroES; misfolded proteins enter the barrel where they are refolded when GroES binds) translates to MAAKDVKFSTDARDRMLDGVNILADAVKVTLGPKGRNVVIEKSFGSPRITKDGVSVAKEIELSDKFENMGAQMVKEVASRTNDEAGDGTTTATVLAQAIVKDGLKAVAAGMNPMDLKRGIDLATSKVVDAIKSAARPVKDSDEVAQVGTISANGEEAIGKMIANAMQKVGNDGVITVEEARGMETEVEVVEGMQFDRGYLSPYFVTNPDKMVAELEDCYILLHEKKLSSLQPMVPLLEQVIQSQKPLLIIGEDVEGEALATLVVNKLRGGLKIAAVKAPGFGDRRKAMLQDIAVLTGGQVISEDLGMKLENVGMDMLGTAKKVTITKDDTTIVEGAGDKAEIEARVSQIRTQIEETTSDYDREKLQERVAKLAGGVAVIRVGGMTEVEVKERKDRVDDALNATRAAVQEGIVVGGGVSLVQGAKVLAGLTGANSDQEAGIAIVKRALEAPLRQIAENAGVDGAVVAGKVRESDDLNFGFNAQTEEYGNMFEFGVIDPAKVTRTALEDAASVAGLLITTEAMIAEKPEPKGAGGAPDMGGMGGMGGMM, encoded by the coding sequence ATGGCAGCCAAGGACGTGAAATTCTCCACCGACGCCCGCGATCGTATGCTCGACGGCGTCAACATCCTCGCCGACGCGGTGAAGGTCACGCTGGGCCCGAAAGGCCGCAACGTCGTGATCGAAAAGTCGTTCGGCTCGCCGCGCATCACCAAGGACGGTGTGTCGGTCGCCAAAGAGATCGAACTTTCGGACAAGTTCGAGAACATGGGCGCGCAAATGGTGAAAGAAGTCGCCTCGCGCACCAATGACGAGGCTGGCGACGGCACCACCACCGCCACCGTGCTCGCTCAGGCGATCGTCAAGGACGGCCTGAAAGCCGTGGCCGCTGGCATGAACCCGATGGACCTCAAGCGCGGCATCGATCTCGCGACCTCGAAAGTCGTCGACGCGATCAAGAGCGCTGCTCGCCCGGTCAAGGACTCGGACGAAGTCGCTCAGGTCGGCACCATCTCGGCGAACGGCGAAGAAGCCATCGGCAAAATGATCGCCAACGCGATGCAGAAAGTCGGCAATGACGGCGTCATCACCGTGGAAGAAGCCCGCGGCATGGAGACCGAAGTCGAAGTCGTCGAAGGCATGCAGTTCGACCGTGGCTACCTGTCGCCCTACTTCGTGACCAACCCCGACAAGATGGTCGCGGAACTCGAAGACTGCTACATCCTGCTCCACGAGAAGAAGCTCTCGTCGCTGCAGCCGATGGTCCCGCTCCTCGAGCAGGTCATCCAGTCGCAGAAACCGCTCCTCATCATCGGTGAAGACGTCGAAGGCGAAGCGCTCGCGACCCTCGTGGTCAACAAGCTGCGCGGCGGCCTGAAGATCGCAGCCGTGAAAGCACCGGGCTTCGGCGACCGCCGCAAGGCCATGCTGCAGGACATCGCTGTCCTCACCGGCGGCCAGGTGATCTCGGAAGACCTCGGCATGAAGCTCGAGAACGTCGGCATGGACATGCTGGGCACCGCCAAGAAGGTGACCATCACCAAGGACGACACCACCATCGTCGAAGGCGCTGGTGACAAGGCCGAGATCGAAGCACGCGTCAGCCAGATCCGCACCCAGATCGAGGAAACCACCTCGGACTACGACCGCGAGAAGCTGCAAGAGCGCGTCGCGAAACTGGCCGGTGGCGTTGCTGTCATCCGCGTCGGCGGCATGACCGAAGTCGAAGTGAAAGAGCGTAAGGACCGTGTGGACGACGCTCTGAACGCGACCCGTGCGGCCGTTCAGGAAGGCATCGTCGTCGGCGGTGGCGTCAGCCTCGTTCAGGGCGCGAAAGTGCTCGCCGGTCTCACCGGTGCGAACTCCGACCAGGAAGCTGGTATCGCGATCGTCAAGCGCGCTCTCGAAGCGCCGCTGCGTCAGATCGCCGAGAACGCCGGTGTGGACGGTGCTGTCGTGGCCGGTAAGGTCCGCGAGAGCGACGACCTGAACTTCGGCTTCAACGCGCAGACCGAAGAATATGGCAACATGTTCGAGTTCGGCGTGATCGACCCGGCGAAAGTGACCCGCACCGCGCTCGAAGACGCGGCCTCGGTCGCTGGCCTGCTGATCACCACCGAAGCGATGATCGCCGAGAAGCCGGAGCCGAAAGGCGCTGGCGGTGCCCCCGACATGGGCGGCATGGGCGGCATGGGCGGCATGATGTAA
- a CDS encoding ABC transporter substrate-binding protein yields the protein MTYTIRALLGACALGALATAAAAETTITVATVNNGDMVRMQGLMDDFYKLHPDIKVEWVTLEENVLRQKVTTDIATKGGQFDVLTIGTYEVPIWGKQGWLVPLDDMPDSYDVNDLLPQIRSGLTVDDHLYAAPFYGESSFVMYRKDLMEKAGMEMPEKPTWSDIEKAAAAMTDKDNEVYGICLRGKAGWGENAAFLSAMDNSMGGRWFDENWTPQFDTAPWKETLTRYLDMMNKYGPPGASSNGFNENLALFQQGKCGMWIDATVAASFVTNPNDSTVADKVGFALAPNKEGVDKRANWLWAWSLAIPAGTQKEEAAKTFIEWATSKHYTELVAEKEGWANVPPGTRTSLYENPKYLEAAPFAKLTLDSINAADPKNPSVQPVPYTGVQFVAIPEFQAIGTAVGQQFSAALAGQVSADQALQSAQSLTEREMKKAGYIK from the coding sequence ATGACTTATACGATCCGGGCGCTTCTGGGCGCCTGTGCTCTTGGCGCGCTTGCGACTGCGGCGGCTGCCGAGACCACCATCACCGTCGCTACCGTGAACAACGGCGACATGGTCCGCATGCAGGGCCTGATGGACGACTTCTACAAGCTGCATCCCGACATCAAGGTTGAGTGGGTCACGCTGGAAGAGAACGTCCTGCGCCAGAAGGTCACGACCGACATCGCGACCAAGGGCGGTCAGTTCGACGTGCTGACCATCGGCACCTACGAGGTTCCGATCTGGGGCAAGCAGGGCTGGCTCGTGCCGCTCGACGACATGCCCGACAGCTATGACGTGAACGACCTGCTGCCGCAGATCCGTTCGGGCCTGACGGTCGACGATCACCTCTATGCCGCCCCCTTCTACGGCGAGAGCTCCTTCGTGATGTATCGCAAGGACCTGATGGAAAAGGCCGGGATGGAAATGCCCGAGAAGCCGACCTGGTCCGACATCGAGAAAGCCGCCGCGGCGATGACCGACAAGGACAACGAAGTCTACGGCATCTGTCTGCGCGGCAAGGCCGGCTGGGGCGAGAACGCAGCCTTCCTGAGCGCGATGGACAACTCGATGGGCGGCCGCTGGTTCGACGAGAACTGGACCCCGCAATTCGACACCGCGCCGTGGAAAGAGACCCTGACGCGTTATCTCGACATGATGAACAAATACGGACCTCCGGGCGCCTCGTCCAACGGGTTCAACGAGAACCTCGCGCTGTTCCAGCAGGGCAAGTGCGGCATGTGGATCGACGCCACCGTGGCGGCTTCCTTCGTGACCAACCCGAATGACTCGACCGTGGCCGACAAGGTGGGCTTCGCGCTCGCGCCGAACAAGGAAGGCGTGGACAAGCGCGCGAACTGGCTCTGGGCCTGGTCGCTGGCGATCCCGGCGGGCACCCAGAAGGAAGAGGCTGCCAAGACCTTCATCGAATGGGCGACCTCCAAGCACTACACCGAGCTGGTTGCCGAGAAAGAAGGCTGGGCGAACGTGCCCCCGGGCACCCGCACCTCGCTGTATGAGAACCCGAAATATCTCGAAGCGGCGCCCTTCGCGAAGCTGACGCTGGACTCGATCAACGCGGCTGACCCGAAGAACCCCTCGGTCCAGCCGGTCCCCTATACGGGCGTCCAGTTCGTCGCGATCCCCGAGTTCCAGGCGATCGGCACCGCTGTCGGTCAGCAGTTCTCGGCGGCTCTCGCAGGCCAAGTCTCGGCCGATCAGGCGCTGCAAAGCGCACAAAGCCTGACCGAGCGTGAGATGAAGAAGGCCGGTTACATCAAGTAA
- the groES gene encoding co-chaperone GroES: MAFKPLHDRVLVKRVESEEKTKGGLIIPDSAKEKPAEGEVVAVGDGARKESGELIAPGVKAGDRVLFGKWSGTEVTLDGEELLIMKESDIMGIIS; this comes from the coding sequence ATGGCATTCAAACCGCTTCATGACCGTGTGCTGGTCAAGCGCGTGGAGAGCGAAGAAAAAACCAAGGGTGGCCTGATCATCCCCGATAGCGCGAAAGAGAAGCCCGCAGAGGGTGAAGTCGTTGCAGTGGGTGACGGCGCGCGCAAGGAATCGGGCGAGCTGATCGCACCGGGCGTCAAAGCTGGCGACCGCGTTCTCTTCGGCAAGTGGTCGGGCACGGAAGTGACCCTCGACGGCGAAGAGCTGCTCATCATGAAAGAAAGCGACATCATGGGCATCATCTCGTAA
- a CDS encoding HAD family hydrolase, with amino-acid sequence MTELVIFDCDGVLIDSEIISAQMLIDELAKLRVSIDLDYVARHFLGRSYPTVMKQIRYEFGLDLPEEFEAQYRARLLDAFERELQVMPGVADVMERLEVPWCVATSSSQPRAERSLEIAGLRERVGDRLFTASEVAHGKPAPDLFLHAAKKMGAAPARTLVIEDSLNGIRAGLAAGMEVWRFTGGSHLAGRDLTPPEDAQPHREFAHFTEFFQNEPTREKDS; translated from the coding sequence ATGACCGAGCTGGTGATTTTCGACTGCGACGGGGTGCTGATCGATTCCGAGATCATCTCGGCGCAGATGCTGATCGACGAGCTGGCCAAGCTGCGGGTGTCGATCGACCTCGACTATGTCGCGCGGCATTTCCTCGGACGCTCCTACCCCACCGTGATGAAGCAGATCCGCTACGAATTCGGACTCGATCTGCCGGAGGAATTCGAGGCGCAATATCGCGCGCGGCTGCTGGATGCGTTCGAGCGCGAATTGCAGGTGATGCCGGGCGTGGCCGATGTGATGGAGAGGCTGGAGGTGCCGTGGTGCGTGGCCACCTCCTCGAGCCAGCCGCGCGCGGAACGCTCGCTGGAAATCGCGGGGCTGCGCGAACGGGTGGGCGACCGGCTGTTCACGGCCAGCGAGGTCGCGCATGGCAAACCCGCCCCCGATCTGTTCCTCCATGCGGCAAAGAAGATGGGCGCGGCCCCTGCCCGCACGCTGGTGATCGAGGACAGTCTCAACGGCATCCGCGCCGGGCTTGCAGCCGGAATGGAAGTCTGGCGCTTCACCGGCGGCAGCCATCTGGCCGGGCGCGATCTGACCCCGCCCGAGGACGCGCAACCGCATCGCGAATTTGCGCATTTCACCGAGTTCTTCCAGAATGAGCCGACTAGGGAGAAAGATTCGTGA
- a CDS encoding carbohydrate ABC transporter permease encodes MSTQASRSAARLMISPSVILLFLWMAVPLGMTIWFSFQRYNLLMPGQGGFVGWDNYYYFLTDPAFFTALINTLVLVGGVLLITVFGGILLALLLDQPIFGQGIVRVLVIAPFFVMPTVSALVWKNMLYNPVNGIFAYLAKAIGLQPYDFLAHAPMLSITIIVAWQWLPFATLILLTALQSLDSEQLEAAEMDGAGALSRFFYIMLPHLARAATVVILIQTIFLLSTFAEILVTTNGGPGNASTTLTYLVYVQSLLQFDVGGGAAGGVIAVILANIVAIFLMRMIGKNLEA; translated from the coding sequence ATGTCCACGCAAGCCTCGCGCTCTGCCGCGCGCCTTATGATTTCGCCATCCGTCATCTTGCTGTTTCTTTGGATGGCAGTGCCATTGGGCATGACGATCTGGTTCTCGTTCCAGCGCTACAACCTGTTGATGCCCGGTCAGGGCGGCTTCGTTGGCTGGGACAATTACTATTACTTCCTGACCGATCCCGCCTTCTTCACCGCGTTGATCAACACGCTGGTACTGGTGGGGGGCGTGCTTCTGATCACCGTGTTCGGTGGCATCCTGCTGGCGCTGCTGCTCGATCAGCCGATCTTCGGCCAAGGCATCGTGCGGGTCCTCGTGATCGCGCCCTTCTTCGTCATGCCGACCGTCTCGGCGCTGGTCTGGAAGAACATGCTCTACAATCCGGTGAACGGCATTTTTGCCTATCTCGCCAAGGCGATAGGGCTGCAACCATACGACTTTCTCGCCCATGCGCCGATGCTCTCGATCACCATTATCGTGGCATGGCAGTGGCTGCCCTTCGCGACGCTGATCCTGCTGACCGCGCTGCAATCGCTCGATAGCGAGCAGCTGGAGGCCGCCGAGATGGATGGCGCCGGTGCGCTGTCGCGGTTCTTCTACATCATGCTGCCGCACCTCGCGCGGGCCGCGACCGTCGTGATCCTCATTCAAACGATCTTCCTGCTGTCCACCTTCGCGGAAATCCTCGTGACCACGAATGGCGGCCCGGGCAACGCGTCCACCACGCTGACCTACCTCGTCTATGTCCAGTCGCTGCTGCAATTCGACGTGGGCGGAGGCGCAGCTGGCGGTGTGATCGCCGTGATCCTCGCAAATATCGTCGCGATCTTCCTGATGCGGATGATCGGCAAGAACCTGGAGGCGTAA
- a CDS encoding ABC transporter ATP-binding protein — protein sequence MGQITLKGVRKAFGDVEVIPPLDLEINDGEFVVFVGPSGCGKSTLLRLIAGLEDVSGGEIEINGQPSAELPPAKRGLAMVFQSYALYPHMSVRKNIAFPLKMAKLDQAAAKEKVDNAARILNLTDYLDRRPGQLSGGQRQRVAIGRAIVREPAAFLFDEPLSNLDAALRVNMRLEISELHQKLKTTMVYVTHDQVEAMTMADKIVVLQAGRIEQVGSPLELYRTPRNKFVAGFIGSPKMNFIEGDEAAKYGADSIGIRPEHIEVSTTEGAWKGTVGVSEHLGSDTFLHVDTKYGLINVRGGGEIGLHAGDTVYLTPDLSQLHKFDAQGQAI from the coding sequence ATGGGACAAATAACCCTCAAGGGCGTCCGCAAGGCCTTCGGCGATGTCGAGGTCATCCCCCCGCTCGATCTGGAAATCAACGATGGCGAGTTCGTCGTCTTCGTCGGCCCCTCGGGCTGCGGCAAATCCACCCTTCTGCGCCTGATCGCGGGTCTGGAAGATGTCTCCGGCGGCGAGATCGAGATCAACGGTCAACCGTCGGCCGAACTGCCCCCCGCCAAGCGCGGTCTGGCAATGGTGTTCCAAAGCTACGCGCTCTACCCGCATATGTCGGTGCGCAAGAACATCGCCTTCCCGCTGAAGATGGCGAAGCTCGATCAAGCGGCGGCGAAGGAGAAGGTCGACAATGCCGCGCGCATTCTCAACCTGACCGACTATCTCGACCGTCGCCCTGGCCAGCTTTCGGGCGGTCAGCGTCAGCGTGTCGCGATCGGCCGGGCCATCGTGCGTGAACCGGCGGCGTTCCTGTTCGACGAACCGCTGTCGAACCTCGATGCGGCGCTGCGCGTGAACATGCGTCTCGAAATCTCGGAACTGCACCAGAAGCTGAAAACCACGATGGTCTATGTGACGCACGATCAGGTCGAGGCGATGACCATGGCCGACAAGATCGTCGTGCTGCAGGCTGGCCGCATCGAACAGGTCGGCTCGCCGCTCGAGCTGTATCGCACCCCGCGCAACAAGTTCGTCGCGGGCTTCATCGGCTCGCCGAAGATGAACTTTATCGAAGGCGACGAGGCTGCGAAATACGGCGCCGACAGCATCGGGATCCGCCCCGAACATATCGAGGTCTCCACCACGGAAGGCGCGTGGAAAGGCACGGTCGGCGTCTCCGAGCATCTGGGGTCGGACACGTTCCTGCATGTCGACACCAAGTATGGCCTGATCAACGTGCGCGGCGGCGGCGAGATCGGCCTGCATGCGGGCGACACGGTCTATCTGACACCCGATCTGAGCCAGCTTCACAAATTCGACGCGCAAGGGCAGGCAATCTGA
- a CDS encoding L-iditol 2-dehydrogenase, with protein sequence MMRLKGKRALITGAARGIGRAFAEKYIAEGAEVVIGDIDMARAEDTAAEIGAVALKLDVTDAASIDAAMEKMRASGGIDILINNAAIFTAAPLVEITHEDYARVFKINVEGTLFMMQAAAKEMIAQGRGGKIINMASQAGRRGEALVAVYCASKAAVISLTQSAGLNLIEHGINVNAIAPGVVDGEHWDGVDAFFAKYENKPLGQKKKEVGESVPFGRMGTAADLTGMAVFLASDEAEYIVAQTYNVDGGNWMS encoded by the coding sequence CTGATGCGACTGAAAGGCAAACGCGCCCTGATCACCGGGGCTGCCCGCGGGATCGGGCGCGCCTTCGCGGAGAAATACATCGCGGAAGGCGCGGAGGTCGTGATCGGCGATATCGACATGGCCCGGGCCGAGGATACGGCCGCCGAAATCGGCGCGGTGGCGCTGAAGCTCGACGTGACCGACGCGGCGAGCATCGACGCTGCGATGGAGAAGATGCGCGCCTCGGGCGGGATCGACATCCTGATCAACAACGCGGCGATCTTCACCGCGGCCCCCCTCGTAGAGATCACCCACGAAGACTACGCCCGTGTCTTCAAGATCAATGTCGAAGGCACGCTGTTCATGATGCAGGCGGCGGCGAAGGAGATGATCGCGCAGGGCCGCGGCGGCAAAATCATCAACATGGCGTCTCAGGCCGGGCGGCGTGGCGAAGCTCTGGTGGCGGTCTATTGCGCCTCCAAGGCCGCCGTCATCAGCCTCACCCAATCGGCGGGTCTGAACCTGATCGAACACGGCATCAACGTGAACGCGATCGCACCCGGCGTGGTCGATGGCGAGCATTGGGACGGCGTCGATGCCTTCTTCGCGAAATACGAGAACAAACCCTTGGGCCAGAAGAAAAAAGAGGTGGGCGAGTCCGTCCCCTTCGGTCGCATGGGCACCGCTGCCGACCTGACCGGCATGGCCGTTTTCCTCGCCTCGGACGAGGCCGAATACATCGTCGCCCAGACCTACAATGTCGACGGCGGAAACTGGATGAGCTGA
- a CDS encoding mannitol dehydrogenase family protein — translation MTLSNDTLSELPADVARPGYDRAALTPGIVHIGCGNFHRAHQAVYLDDLFNLGEGHDWALMGAGVRAGDAKMREAVLAQDGLYSVIELDPAAKSARVIGSMVGFAEVASGNAPLIAAMSQPSVRIVSLTVTEGGYYIDPKTGTFSPTHPDIQADAANPDAPETAFGAIIAALKARRASGLPPFTVMCCDNVPHNGHVTRDAVCGLAELSDPELSAWIKANVAFPNSMVDRITPATGPRERALAQSFGIEDAAPVTCEPFRQWVMEDNFPAGRPALEKVGVTFTNAVDRFETMKIRILNGGHAIIAYAAGLRDIEYAHEAMADDQIRAYLDKIETTEILPIVPPVPETDLNDYKQLILDRFSNPEVADTIRRLCLDGSNRQPKFIITSINDCVAQGRDCTGLILESALWCRYCYGTSETGVEIAPNDPNWDHLVAQSKLAKERPAAWLEMSEIYGDLAENAEVVAKFTALLNDVWARGSHSVIADYLAG, via the coding sequence ATGACACTTTCCAACGACACCCTCTCCGAGCTTCCCGCAGACGTGGCGCGTCCCGGTTACGACCGTGCAGCGCTCACTCCCGGCATCGTTCATATCGGCTGCGGCAATTTCCACCGGGCGCATCAGGCGGTCTATCTCGACGATCTGTTCAACCTGGGCGAAGGCCATGACTGGGCGCTCATGGGCGCGGGCGTGCGCGCGGGCGATGCGAAGATGCGCGAGGCGGTTCTGGCGCAGGACGGTCTGTATAGTGTGATCGAGCTGGACCCGGCGGCAAAATCGGCGCGCGTGATCGGCTCGATGGTCGGTTTCGCCGAGGTCGCCTCGGGCAACGCCCCGCTGATCGCCGCGATGTCGCAGCCCAGCGTGCGGATCGTGTCGCTCACCGTGACCGAGGGCGGCTATTACATCGACCCCAAGACCGGGACGTTCAGCCCGACCCATCCCGACATTCAGGCCGATGCGGCCAACCCGGACGCCCCCGAGACCGCCTTCGGCGCGATCATCGCGGCGCTGAAAGCGCGCCGCGCCTCGGGCCTGCCGCCCTTCACCGTGATGTGCTGCGACAACGTCCCCCATAACGGCCATGTCACGCGCGACGCGGTCTGCGGGCTGGCGGAACTGTCGGACCCGGAGCTAAGCGCATGGATCAAGGCCAATGTCGCCTTCCCGAACTCGATGGTGGACCGGATCACCCCCGCCACCGGCCCGCGCGAGCGTGCGCTGGCCCAAAGCTTCGGGATCGAAGACGCCGCCCCCGTCACCTGCGAGCCCTTCCGCCAATGGGTGATGGAGGACAATTTCCCCGCAGGCCGCCCGGCGCTGGAGAAGGTCGGCGTGACCTTCACCAATGCGGTCGACCGGTTCGAGACGATGAAAATCCGCATCCTCAACGGCGGGCACGCGATCATCGCCTATGCCGCCGGTCTGCGCGACATCGAATACGCGCATGAGGCCATGGCCGACGATCAGATTCGCGCCTATCTCGACAAGATCGAGACGACCGAGATCCTGCCCATCGTGCCGCCGGTGCCCGAGACAGATCTGAACGATTACAAGCAGTTGATCCTCGACCGCTTCTCGAACCCGGAAGTGGCCGACACGATCCGCCGCCTGTGCCTCGACGGGTCGAACCGGCAGCCGAAGTTCATCATCACCTCGATCAACGACTGCGTTGCGCAGGGCCGCGATTGCACCGGGCTGATCCTCGAGAGCGCGCTGTGGTGCCGCTATTGCTATGGCACCAGCGAGACCGGGGTGGAGATCGCGCCGAACGATCCGAACTGGGATCATCTCGTCGCGCAGTCGAAGCTGGCGAAGGAACGTCCCGCCGCGTGGCTGGAAATGTCGGAAATCTACGGCGATCTGGCCGAGAATGCCGAGGTCGTGGCGAAATTCACAGCGCTTCTGAACGACGTCTGGGCGCGCGGCTCGCACTCGGTGATCGCGGATTATCTGGCGGGTTGA
- a CDS encoding sugar-binding transcriptional regulator: protein MSDAETSRDDEAARAGWLYYVGGMTQDQIAAELGVSRQRAQRLVSRAVSEGLVRVRIEHKIGACLELEAALIRRFGLQTARVAPSLGQRGDPATATAAFAATLLERILARSEPQVIAFGTGRSLSAMVNEVMQRPATAHKIVSLIGNIAPDGSASFYDVIMRMADKLRLPHYPMLVPVISETVEERAMFDKLKPVQAVQRLAAAADATFVGVGQLGEDAPVHKDGFVTLAELEELRAAGGVGELVGSFYDAQGNYIATPTTARFGSFRIEPKREAPVIGIAAGPSKLVAIRAALDGGLLNGLVTDEPTAQSLLED, encoded by the coding sequence ATGAGTGACGCCGAAACCTCGCGCGATGACGAGGCGGCACGGGCCGGATGGCTCTATTATGTCGGCGGAATGACGCAGGACCAGATCGCCGCCGAGCTCGGCGTGTCGCGCCAGCGTGCGCAGCGGCTGGTGAGCCGCGCGGTCTCCGAGGGGCTGGTACGGGTGCGCATCGAGCACAAGATCGGGGCCTGTCTGGAACTGGAAGCGGCGCTGATCCGGCGCTTCGGCCTGCAGACGGCGCGCGTCGCGCCCTCGCTGGGCCAACGGGGTGATCCCGCCACGGCGACCGCCGCCTTCGCTGCCACGCTTCTCGAACGCATCCTCGCCCGCTCCGAGCCGCAGGTGATCGCCTTCGGCACCGGGCGCTCGCTCTCGGCGATGGTGAACGAGGTGATGCAGCGCCCCGCGACCGCGCATAAGATCGTCTCGCTGATCGGCAACATCGCGCCCGACGGCTCGGCTTCGTTCTACGACGTCATCATGCGCATGGCCGACAAGCTGCGCCTGCCGCATTACCCGATGCTGGTGCCGGTGATCTCGGAGACGGTGGAAGAACGCGCGATGTTCGACAAGCTCAAGCCGGTTCAGGCGGTGCAGCGGCTTGCGGCGGCGGCGGATGCGACCTTCGTGGGCGTCGGCCAGTTGGGCGAGGACGCACCGGTGCACAAGGACGGCTTCGTCACCCTTGCCGAGCTGGAAGAGCTGCGCGCCGCGGGTGGCGTGGGCGAGCTCGTGGGCTCGTTCTACGATGCGCAGGGCAATTACATCGCCACCCCCACCACGGCGCGCTTCGGATCATTCCGGATCGAGCCCAAGCGCGAGGCGCCGGTGATCGGCATCGCAGCCGGCCCATCGAAACTGGTCGCGATTCGTGCAGCTCTCGATGGCGGCCTTCTCAACGGGCTCGTGACCGATGAGCCGACGGCCCAATCCCTGTTGGAAGATTGA
- a CDS encoding carbohydrate ABC transporter permease, with product MARKVSNRRRVIMSVIAWALAFVIFFPILWTIILSFKTEGNAIKAPWDVLTSSWTFDSYHVVQERSNYFRHFMNSVVISFGSTLLALVIAIPSAWAMAFVPGKRTKDVLMWMLSTKMMPAVGVLVPIYLMFRDWGLLDTRIGLVIVLCLMNLPIVIWMLFTYFKEIPKDILEAARMDGATLGGEILYVLTPMAVPGIASTLLLNVILAWNEAFWTLNLTAAKAAPLTAFIAAYSSPEGLFYAKLSAASTLAIAPILILGWFSQKQLVRGLTFGAVK from the coding sequence ATGGCGCGCAAAGTATCAAACCGCCGCCGCGTGATCATGTCGGTGATCGCATGGGCGCTGGCCTTCGTGATCTTCTTCCCGATCCTCTGGACGATCATCCTGTCGTTCAAGACCGAGGGCAACGCAATCAAGGCGCCCTGGGACGTGCTGACCTCGTCCTGGACCTTTGACAGCTACCACGTCGTGCAGGAGCGCTCGAACTACTTCCGCCACTTCATGAACTCGGTGGTGATCTCGTTCGGCTCCACCCTGCTGGCGCTGGTCATCGCGATCCCCTCGGCTTGGGCCATGGCCTTCGTCCCGGGCAAGCGCACCAAGGACGTGCTGATGTGGATGCTGTCCACGAAGATGATGCCCGCGGTGGGCGTGCTCGTCCCGATCTACCTGATGTTCCGCGACTGGGGGCTTCTGGATACCCGGATCGGTCTGGTGATCGTGCTGTGCCTGATGAACCTGCCGATCGTGATCTGGATGCTCTTCACCTATTTCAAGGAAATCCCGAAGGACATCCTCGAAGCCGCGCGCATGGACGGGGCGACGCTGGGGGGCGAGATCCTCTACGTGCTCACCCCGATGGCTGTGCCCGGTATCGCCTCGACGCTTCTGCTGAACGTGATCCTCGCGTGGAACGAAGCGTTCTGGACCCTGAACCTGACGGCGGCGAAAGCCGCCCCCCTCACCGCTTTCATTGCCGCCTATTCCAGCCCCGAAGGGCTGTTCTACGCGAAACTCTCTGCCGCCTCGACGCTGGCTATCGCACCGATCCTGATCCTCGGCTGGTTCAGCCAGAAACAGTTGGTGCGTGGCCTGACCTTCGGCGCCGTGAAATAA